In one Zobellia galactanivorans genomic region, the following are encoded:
- a CDS encoding HAD family hydrolase → MEVDYSNIKVVGFDADDTLWVNETYFREAETKFGKLLEGYETMNTIDQELFRMEIKNLELYGYGVKGFMLSMVESALELSNNRVSQATIGEILNIGKEMLRQPVELLGGVREVLRKLSGNYRLIVLTKGDLLDQERKLERSGLSEFFQHVEVLSDKKEENYLHLLNHLQIDVNEFLMIGNSLKSDVLPLVNIGAQAVHVPFHTTWQHEEVKVNEDDYKYLKINRLTDILGYLK, encoded by the coding sequence ATGGAAGTAGACTATAGTAATATTAAGGTCGTCGGTTTTGATGCCGATGATACGCTATGGGTAAATGAAACCTATTTTAGGGAGGCCGAAACAAAGTTTGGCAAGCTTCTCGAAGGGTACGAAACCATGAATACCATTGATCAAGAGTTGTTCAGAATGGAAATCAAAAACCTTGAGCTTTACGGTTACGGGGTTAAGGGATTTATGCTTTCAATGGTAGAATCGGCATTGGAACTGTCGAACAATAGGGTTTCGCAGGCAACGATCGGCGAAATCTTGAATATTGGCAAAGAGATGCTAAGGCAACCTGTAGAATTGTTAGGGGGCGTAAGGGAAGTTTTACGTAAATTGAGCGGAAATTATCGGTTAATAGTACTGACCAAAGGAGACTTATTGGATCAAGAACGCAAATTGGAACGATCGGGACTTTCTGAATTTTTTCAACATGTGGAGGTTTTGAGCGATAAAAAAGAAGAAAACTATCTACATTTGTTGAACCATTTGCAGATCGATGTAAACGAATTTCTTATGATCGGAAACTCTTTGAAATCGGATGTTCTTCCCCTTGTGAATATTGGGGCCCAAGCGGTTCACGTTCCTTTTCATACCACCTGGCAGCACGAAGAGGTCAAAGTAAATGAGGATGATTATAAATATCTGAAAATAAATAGATTGACAGATATTTTGGGGTATTTGAAATAA
- the kdsB gene encoding 3-deoxy-manno-octulosonate cytidylyltransferase, translated as MIPARYAASRFPAKLMQDLSGKPVILRTYEAALKTMLFDEVFVVTDSDVIYNTIISAGGQALMSQKEHDCGSDRIAEAVTDMHVDIIVNVQGDEPFTDRESLAGVLEVFKQDPDKEIDLASLMVRITDEEEISNPNTVKVIVDNRNFALYFSRSPIPYPRNKDIESIYYKHKGIYAFRKRALMDFQRLPMLPLEAIEKIEAIRYLEYGKKIKMVETTVSGIEIDTPEDLKRAQQAWK; from the coding sequence ATGATACCGGCCCGTTATGCCGCATCGCGATTTCCGGCAAAGTTGATGCAGGACCTTTCGGGTAAGCCGGTTATATTACGAACATATGAAGCTGCGCTAAAAACCATGCTCTTCGACGAGGTATTCGTTGTAACCGATAGCGATGTTATTTACAATACCATTATAAGTGCTGGTGGCCAAGCCTTAATGAGCCAAAAAGAGCATGATTGTGGTAGTGACCGTATTGCCGAGGCCGTTACCGATATGCATGTTGATATCATTGTCAATGTTCAGGGGGATGAACCTTTTACCGATCGCGAGAGCCTGGCAGGGGTATTGGAGGTGTTTAAGCAGGATCCCGATAAAGAAATCGACTTAGCTTCGTTAATGGTACGTATTACCGATGAAGAGGAAATAAGCAACCCTAATACGGTCAAGGTTATAGTCGACAACCGAAATTTTGCATTGTATTTTTCACGTTCGCCTATTCCTTATCCTAGAAATAAAGATATAGAGAGCATATATTATAAGCACAAAGGTATCTATGCCTTTAGAAAACGGGCCTTGATGGACTTTCAAAGGTTGCCGATGCTGCCCTTGGAGGCCATAGAAAAGATAGAGGCCATACGTTATTTGGAGTACGGCAAAAAAATTAAGATGGTGGAAACCACGGTTTCCGGAATAGAAATCGATACCCCTGAAGATTTGAAAAGAGCACAACAGGCATGGAAGTAG
- a CDS encoding DUF4126 domain-containing protein → MTSDTIISIFLGVGLAASVGFRVFLPLFALSLASYTGVWELNESWQWIGSLAALITLGVATFVEIFAYFIPWVDNVLDSFAVPLAAIAGTAVMVSTVADLDPVVTWSLAIIAGGGTATAIKGAGATSRLASTATTGGLGNPLVSTVETGTALVVTTASIFAPILAAFLVVIILALIFRIYRKLRPRTKR, encoded by the coding sequence ATGACATCAGATACCATTATCAGTATTTTTTTAGGGGTAGGCTTGGCCGCTTCGGTAGGCTTTCGTGTATTCTTGCCGCTTTTTGCCTTGAGTCTGGCCTCGTACACAGGGGTCTGGGAGTTGAATGAGAGCTGGCAGTGGATCGGTAGTTTAGCGGCTTTGATTACGCTGGGCGTCGCCACGTTTGTGGAAATTTTCGCCTACTTTATCCCTTGGGTAGATAATGTTTTAGATAGCTTTGCGGTACCTTTGGCCGCTATTGCGGGTACAGCTGTAATGGTGTCTACCGTGGCAGATCTTGATCCCGTGGTTACTTGGTCTTTGGCCATAATAGCCGGTGGCGGTACCGCTACGGCCATTAAAGGGGCAGGGGCGACCAGTAGATTGGCTTCGACGGCTACCACCGGAGGATTGGGAAATCCCTTGGTTTCGACGGTAGAGACGGGTACCGCCTTAGTCGTGACCACGGCCTCTATATTCGCTCCTATTTTGGCCGCATTTTTGGTGGTTATCATTTTAGCTTTGATTTTTAGGATCTATAGAAAACTAAGGCCTAGGACAAAAAGATAG
- a CDS encoding ATP-dependent DNA helicase has product MTMLTDASFYKILKEKFPHEPTLKQAIALEKLAIFILSKRKEDVFLLKGFAGTGKTTLVGTLVNSLWKTTMKAVLMAPTGRAAKVMSNYANTQSFTIHRKIYFPKKQGGGGIQFVLAPNKHRNTIFIVDEASMIPDAPTDSKLFGNGSLLDDLIQFVYSGHNCKLILIGDTAQLPPVHLDLSPALDPDKLALNYNKEVIRLELDEVVRQAENSGILVNATLLREQLQGSFFENFQFHLDNYKDIVRLVDGYEIQEAIDNSYSENGKEETAFIVRSNKRANLYNENIRSRILFLENELAVGDYMMVVKNNYFWLSPNTEAGFIANGDIIEVLEIFAIKELYGFRFAEVKVQMVDYPNQKPFETVLLLDTIKAETPSLPYEEGNRLYQEVMKDYANESSKYKKFLGVKNNKYFNALQVKFSYAITCHKSQGGQWNTVFVEQPYLPNGVDKEYLRWLYTAVTRAKKQLYLIGFKDDFFVDSE; this is encoded by the coding sequence ATGACAATGTTGACCGATGCATCTTTTTATAAAATTCTAAAGGAAAAATTTCCACACGAACCTACGCTGAAGCAGGCCATAGCCTTAGAAAAGTTGGCCATCTTTATACTTTCAAAGCGAAAGGAGGACGTATTTCTTCTAAAAGGCTTTGCGGGTACGGGTAAAACCACCCTGGTCGGCACCTTGGTCAACAGCCTGTGGAAAACCACTATGAAAGCCGTACTTATGGCCCCGACGGGGCGTGCGGCCAAGGTAATGTCAAACTACGCCAATACGCAATCCTTTACGATCCATAGAAAGATATACTTCCCTAAGAAACAGGGGGGTGGGGGGATACAGTTCGTCTTGGCGCCCAACAAGCACCGCAACACTATCTTTATCGTTGATGAAGCGTCTATGATACCCGATGCACCCACCGATTCAAAGCTCTTTGGTAACGGTTCTTTGTTAGATGACCTGATACAGTTCGTGTATTCAGGACATAACTGTAAACTTATTTTAATCGGTGATACCGCCCAGTTGCCGCCGGTGCATTTAGATTTGAGTCCGGCCTTGGATCCCGATAAACTGGCCTTGAATTATAATAAGGAAGTGATACGATTGGAACTTGACGAGGTGGTGCGCCAAGCTGAAAATTCCGGAATTTTGGTTAACGCCACCCTGCTTCGTGAACAATTACAAGGAAGTTTCTTTGAAAATTTCCAATTTCACCTCGATAACTATAAGGATATCGTCAGGCTCGTTGACGGATATGAGATACAGGAAGCCATTGACAACAGTTATTCGGAAAATGGAAAGGAAGAGACCGCATTTATCGTGCGCTCCAATAAAAGGGCCAACCTCTACAATGAAAACATTCGCAGTCGCATCTTGTTTCTAGAGAACGAGTTGGCGGTGGGTGATTATATGATGGTGGTCAAAAACAACTATTTTTGGCTGAGTCCGAATACGGAGGCAGGTTTTATTGCCAATGGGGATATCATAGAGGTGCTTGAAATTTTTGCCATTAAGGAACTGTACGGCTTCCGGTTTGCCGAAGTGAAGGTGCAAATGGTAGATTATCCTAATCAGAAACCTTTTGAAACGGTACTTCTGTTAGATACCATAAAGGCCGAAACACCTTCGTTGCCCTATGAAGAGGGCAATAGGTTGTATCAGGAGGTAATGAAGGATTACGCCAACGAAAGTTCAAAGTACAAGAAGTTTTTGGGAGTAAAGAACAATAAGTATTTTAATGCGCTACAGGTCAAGTTTTCCTATGCCATCACCTGCCATAAGTCACAGGGGGGGCAGTGGAATACGGTTTTCGTGGAGCAGCCCTACTTGCCGAACGGTGTGGATAAAGAGTATTTACGTTGGTTGTATACGGCTGTTACAAGGGCCAAAAAACAATTGTACCTTATCGGATTTAAGGACGATTTTTTTGTTGATTCGGAATAG